A segment of the Onychomys torridus unplaced genomic scaffold, mOncTor1.1, whole genome shotgun sequence genome:
cttttattggtttcctgttctgccttctcattcacTCTAAGTTCAGCCTCATGTCTTCCTAATCACTGCCTGACTATACAGACTCAGGtcctatggttggtactgggattaaaggctggggtCCCTAGCCTTGactatgtccttgaccacacaaagACTCTCCACGCCCTATTATCAGATTAAGCGTCTGGGCTAAGACCATTAGATTTCTGTTGCTGGCTCCATATGAGCCttgatctccaggtaaactttgTCTATTatcatacaaatgaaatcacttttaagcacaattaaaatatcaccacaggataaTCATCATTCcgtatatacattttaattccaAATTCTAAACTACAACCTACCTCACATCTATCATACATCATGTAAAACTGTCAAACATCTTTACTTTGTCCATAGTGATGTGCCCAATATACCTTGCCTTTTCTACTTTGTGCGTCAGACACCTCCTGGGCACTGTTCTCTCTACGTGTCTCATTCCACTGCCAAAAGCTTTACCTTGTTCATTGCAGCATTTGAATTCCAAACCCTCTGGATATCAGAAAAGTTTAACCAGTTTGAAATGAGCTATATGTCAGAAGTCATAGTAGATGAATGACAATCTTTATATTCCCTTTCAGCATGTTACTGTTCCCTTACTACAGTGACTGGCTAAACTTGCTTTGGATGTGTTCTACTTCCATGGCATAATCCAGAATTGCATAGAGATGCAGAGGTGGGCCTGAGGAAGGATTCCATCTGTAATTCTGTCTGAGGGGCAAATGTCTTTCCCATTTTAttagcttgttttatttttctgctctaTTGAGGCTTTTCACTGGTCTTCCTAAAGTACAAGGCTGTTCTGGGACTGGAGACACTCTTACACTACTTAGTGATTGATAGGATGAAAGTGGTGActgccacacccacacacaggggGTGTGGTCCAATCTCATTATCAAATGATTAGCATGTCAGATTGAATCACTGAAGTCAGGCAGTATAAAAGGAAGTCAACTTGAAGAGAACCTCAGATGAAGCAGACCAGTGATCTGGAAACACAAAGGCTCCTAGGGCTTGCTGGAATCACAGTAGAAATTCACTCCAGAAAGAAGTAACTGGAGACTAGGAACATTTCCCTTCTTTGCTGCttgagtatgtgtgtattgtgattATTTGTGGGTTTTGGGAGATGCTGCTTCACAATTTGTGGAGATCTCAAAGATGTAGTGTGATACTTTGGACCTTTCTGATCAaagttttgacttttaaaattctgaaagatagagtatgctttttttaaaaatagacttgtCTTGGCTTTCCTGTGAGTTTAAGGTTGTTGGTCATTCAGTTCAAAATTTTTCTCATGAAAGTTTAGCTTTGTGGCTCATTAGAATGGGAGATAAGAGTGAAACTTAGTATTTGAGGTTCAGCAACAACAAAttcacacatttttttgtttgtttgttttttgttgaaacagagtttctctttgtagtttgcacctttcctggaactagctttggagaccaggctggcctcaactcacaaatatctgccaggcctcctggctctgcctcccgagtgctgggactaaaggcatgtgctgccgccaccaccaccacctggataaCTTCACCTTTTATAAGGAGGGAACATCTACCCTTGTGCCTCTGAACATTTTGCTGTTTTCTTATTTCAGATCATCCCATCCTCAACCCAGGATATTTCTCCCTCATGAGTCATTACTCTAATATCTCTTTTTTCTGCTCTCTAGAATAAACTGTTTAGAACTCTGTTTAAGCATTAACTTCAAGAAATAATGGAACTGTGGTTATTGAAATGTATTTGGGTCCCAGAATCTCGTAGAGAGTGGTGCtcttaggagatatggccttgttggagaacaCTGgatgaaacatgcctttaatccagaccttgatgtggagggcacacttttaatctggaaCAGACCAATTAGAGTAATTGAATCACTGTTGGGGAGGGATTTGAAGTCTTTTTCTCAACCTTCAATCAATGTGTGAGATTCTTTCAATAGCACATACCATGTATCAGTCTCAGCTCTAGCACCCCCTCTGCCTTCTTGAGGGCATGCTCCCCAAAATgagggactgaacctctgaaatgtaagtgagccaccaAAAGTGAATATCTGCTTTATAAGTGTTGCAATGGTTATGGTGTCTTTCAAAGCAAGAGTAAACCCTCAGTAAGATAGAAGCCATCATTGATAAGGCACTTAgttggtttttattaattatgttggttttttaaatcaaaactttAATATATTCACAAATTGCATTAACAGATCTTCAAGTCACAAGACAGATACTTGATTGAGAAAGTTGAATTTTTTGAGGATTCTCAACAGAATGGCTTCAAAGCACAGAAAATCATTTAGGCTCCAGTCAAAAGAAAATGGCCTTGTATTAGAGAACATGAACATCATTCCTACCCAAGATACTCCTCTTCAGTGGGAAGAAGATATCTGCAACTCCTCAATTGCTCAGCTCAACTTTCCCCCATATGATAGTGGCTCTTGTGCAAAGCAGGAGCTGCAAGCACTCTGGAAGATGTTTACCTCCTGGTTGCAGCCAGAAAAGCATAGCAAGGAGCAGATgatttctcagctggtcttggcTCAGTTTCTCCTAACTGGGCACTACAAGGACAAGTTTGTCTTAAAAGAGAAGTGGGAATCATGTGGTGGAAACATGGGGAGATTCATGGAGGATCTGACTGATGAGTGCTTGAAGCCTCCTATCATGGTGAGTACCTTGATTGAGAGATGGTTAAGTTAGGAATCAAGACAGTCATTTTATTTGGGGACAAGTATGAAGATATAGTTAATTTATTTGAGAGGCTGTCCCACTTCAACAATATATTTACTATGGAGATTATCAACTACTATAAATGTACTAATTTAATGAGATTAACAGTGCAAGAAGCCCATGACATTTTTGAttcatgtaattatatttaaattatttacatgGTGATACGGAGACTGGGAGATGTTATTTAAGCAAAGACTTAAAGGTTTTAGAATGGAGATCCTGGGATTGGACGATGGCTTATTTAGGTAGGTGATTACATTTAATTATGAGTATTTAGTTGGAATTGAAGCACACACTGATAATTCTGACAGTCAGACCTGGGCAGTGGAAGCTTGGTATCTAATTGTCTTAATGGTTTTCTAAATTGCCTACTGCATGTCATTAATATTCCATGTATAAAACTGAATTATCAGAATGGTAGAATATGTTTTCTGATGCTAAAATAAGGCTATTAGATGCATATAAAACACCAACACGCCCATAAATTCAGCCTTGATGAATAATGGTGCTGCAGTTTAAATTTTCATAACAGAAATTCTTAATTTAGATGTAGTTACATTGAATCATCCTTAAATATCTAGTTTTGCATAATTTGCAGTCACTGAAAGAAATGGTCAAGGTGTTGAAATTTTTCAAACACTCcatacatacatttctaaatgTCATTGTTGAAATAACTTCTCATTGCTTTAGACTTCTAAATTTGCATTCAGTTGGTTTGTGTGGGTGCTTGGTTAAGATTTTGATTTCTCATTTGGGACTTGCTTTTGTTCAGTTCACCTGGCTTGAGTAGGATTCAGATGAATCACCCTTTGTGATCTTTTCATGTACCAGATTAAAGCtgtctgccaccacacccagatgttTATTTGAGGTGTTTACTCTATGCCCAAGTCATCATTTCAGTTTGTTATGTTCAACATTTCactcttttgattttgtttgaaaGTGATGATTTCATGATTGAAACTGAATTCCAAGTTACAGCAGAGACAGTGTGCTTATGTGGAAACAATGTATGTGTTAGAAGTGTTTCAGTCAGACCTGAGTTGTATTAAGGTCTTAATAATAGAAAACAACACCACTTAGAAATATGGCTATGATGCTAAGGGCATCATTAACCACGGATTTTATCTAGAGTTAGTAGTTAAATTTAGCAACTAAAAATACAGGTATTGGAACTAAAACCCACTCCCACAGCAAAGTGAGGTAACATTTGGAGAGATAGGGAACACTGGCAGACTATTGGATGGAAGTGGGGGATGGGAAATCATCATCTACAAAAGAGGGAAAATGTCAGAGTCATGAgcatgaaagcagaaagttaCAATTGCCAATAGGACACCAGGACACCAAAAGGACATCTATTACAAAGTTATTGTAGACATCCTAAGAATTCCAGAAAGAAACTATTACTAATCAGGGCTGAATGCTGAAGTAGGAACTTATAGCTTAGCAGCCATCTCTCAAACAAAGAATATAGAAAGGTTCAGGGTTCTGGGCACTGAGTAATAACTATAGGTTTTGGGTGcaacagaaggaggaaaagaaggatcTAGAAATTCAGGAGATAGAGAGAAACACTAGCCATACAACTCTTTGCTAAACAGAAACAAATTTATTAGAACAGATAACTCCCATGAATTAACAAAAGAGGCCCCATAGGTGGAAGACCCACCATAGCCAAGTCTATGTCAGAGGTTTTAAAGGCTCCTTTGGGCCTTCTTGATCTCCAGACAACCTCCCTTCTTGATTTTCCCTACCTAGCCCAGGTGTCCTCTCAGTAAATGAGCTATTTTGTTATGGTTGTGCTAGGTTGGGTGAAATGGGGACAGACCTTGGAACAATGAGAAGCCTTTTGTGATGGAGTAAGTCTCTATGTTCTGGATTGGAACCATAATACCTGCCTTGTTCAATGCATTGACCAGTTGAAGATAATGTTGTGGCTAGACATTGTAGAAACCTAACCATACCTTTCCCCTGTAACAGTGACTCAATACTTGCAAATACATTGTGAATAGGGACTTTAGAGACCATAACTTGTGAATGACAGAATAACACCATTAGAGATGACACACAAACCACCAAACTCATAGTCCAGTGAAAGCTTGCAATCAGTTAGAGGACAGGTTTACCGTCATGCACAAATCCACAGATTTGTTGTCCATTGTCCTCTGGATTTGTTTACAGGTCCACGTCtccaggcaggggcaggaagcccTCTTTCCTGAGAACATGTCCTTAAAAGAAACCATCActcttctgaaagaacagcaatcAGCAAGAAGTTCAATACCAGAGAATGCAAGGACACCCTTGCCCATCTCCCAAGATAGGTTATTGACAACAGGTAAGTGTCAGGAAGCTACACAGAGGAGGGGTGTTGTGCAGGGATCTCTTCTTGGGCACATTTTTACAGACTGTCTTATTTTCACAGGGTACGAAAACTGTGAAGATGGCCCAAACAATGCCTGGAACACTAGTGTTGTAAATGGTGGAGATAGTAGTGTTGGAAATGGGATGGACTCCCTTTCCATTATCCAAGAGGGTCACTTTCCTGAGCCTAAAGATAGGAGTGTTCCTGATGGAATTCCTCTGGATTACAGCAGAACAAGTCAAGTCACCTCCAGATACCAGGAAGAATCTCAGAGAGGAAGTTTGTCTGAAGATGTCCATATGGAGGTACAACCAGAGATTATCTCCAGGCCTGAGGATACAGAACACTGCAAGAATCATGATGTAAGCTCCACAAGTGGGCGTCGCCAAAAGAGACTCCTCAGAACCCCAAAGACATACAAATGTGAGGAATGTGGTAGAACCTTTAAATATCCCTGTAGACTTTCAGCTCACCAGAGAAAACACAAGAAGGAAAGGTCATTTTTCTGTACCACGTGTCAGAAAGGCTTTTATACTCATTCAGACCTGAAAGTACATGAGGCCATACATCAGAAAAATAAGACTTTCCAATGTAGTACATGTGGAAAGTCTTTCAGCCTTAAAATAAATCTGAAGGCTCATGAGAGGATTCACACAGGAGAGAAGCCCTACACCTGCTCCCTGTGTAACCATAGCTTCCGCCAGTCATCCACATACCACCGTCACCTGAGGAATTGCCACAATTCAGACTGAACTGTGTACCTAATTTTGGGTGTTAAGACCTGTACATGTGAGTGTCAGAAAACAGAATTCTGCTGATAACAATGAGATAATATGATTGAATTGTGCATTCCTACACTATTGCTCCTAAAATATatgggcaggaggatcacatgttCAGTCTTTCTCTGCTACCTAGTTTTTTCCAGGCCATCCTTGCCTACATGAGAGCTTTTCTAaagacaacaaaatgaaacacacacacacacacacacacacacacacacacacacacacacacacacacacaaattaaaatccaAGGTTCAGTTTTTGATGCCCATAGTGGCATACATGTGTTATCCAAAATTCAAATGCAATGGTTCCCAACTTGTGGGTCTCAACTCCTTTGGGGGCCAAGTTACCCTTACAGAGGCATCATATATCCTGAATATAaggtatttatattacaattcatagaagtatcaaaattacaattatgaagatgcaacaaaaataattttacgtTTGGGTGTCCCCATgacatgaataaatgtaataacaaGTTAGTTTAGTATGAGTAAGATAGAGAACCACACTGTTCAAGCAGTTGAGGCTTTGAAACTGTTAGCATAGACTTTCAGCAAGAAGCCACTTTTGAAACCATTAGATTAGACTTTTTGCTAGGGAACCACAAtttgctgaacaggattatctggactgctcatcaggattatctagatacctTCAAAGGCCATAACCTGCAGACAAAGTGTCTGTAGGAATATACTGTTCTGTATATGTCCTGAGCtatcatggcacattcctgaggtcctttctgGAACTGAGACAGCAGGTGGTCCTACCCTAAGTTGGAATCTGTATTGCCTTCATATTCCCAATAAATTGTGGACCCTAATAAAACtcatctgggggtcagagaacagaaaacccactagattagacagaggtcagaaaatggtgacacacacacctaatCCTATCACTTTGCAGGCAGAAtctaaggccacactgggaacagccagacacatacctttaatcccagggagtgatgtcaggaagcagaaaggtatataaaaggattaggaccaggaactagggtctATTAAGCTTTTAGACATTTTAGAAGCTGTTTAGCTCAGAtacattcgggtgaggactcagaagcttttagAGTATGAAGATTCTTGGAAACAGGATGCAATGAGGCATGTCTAGGCGAGGTTATCTGCAGCTTGTGCTATTCCTCCAATCTCTCAGTTGTTcacccaatatctggttctgtgatattttattgtatgttaataaacaatgtttacctggagatcagaggtcatagccagccataaacagatggcagtggtagcacatccccttaatctgatcacatgtcaggcagagtcactgtgtgttcaaggacacaggcctttaatcccagtaccaaataTAGAGACCTGGAATTCTATGGAGATAGGCAGTGAAGGGCAATGATGTGGCTGGGCAACacccaatgagaaggcagaacaggcaggcaataaaggcacaaagTTAGACAAGAAGAGACACACTTGGGAAGCTTTAATGACTTGGTGAGCTAAAgttagttggcagctattgctcAGATCTCTATGCTtacacctctgtatttggctctgttttttgttttgttttgttttgttttgtttttaagactgtttattaattcttttacatggtttcttggtttttatttatttattatttgttgtttttgtttgtttttttcttttatttttcgagacagggtttctctgtgtagtttttttttgtttgtttgtttttgttttttattttgttttgttttgttttagctatggATTGTTCTGATCCTCTAACCTTTGAGAATACTTTGCAATGTCAGGAtccaagttttttatttaataagaacatttaagattcattttacatGACCTCAATTTGATGTGCCATGATATGATGAAGCCCTTGTTAGGACTGCTCTTCATGAAGGGAgacaggaggagtggatggataGGGAAGCCTGGTAGAAGGGATGGGGGATAAATGGAAGTGTCAGGGAGAAGGGTGGACTGgtctgtatataaaataaaggaaaaccctGGTAGGGGTGGcacaaacctataatcccagcacttggaagctagagccaggcagatttcagtgagttcaaggctagcttggtctacagagcaaaatctaggacaggcaccaaaactacacagagaaccctgtctcaaaaaataaaagtatgggggaatgttaaaagaagaaaaaaaactgaatataTCAACAAAGCTCCACATGCTTCATTAGACTATAGTGCAACATTTCACAATGGCTAAACATTTGTCTCAAACTTAGATCTAAGGATTTTAGAACCAATCACTGTAGACTAagctttttgaaatgtatttaccTCTTAATTACCTCTAAGTgctttttcactttattttcatCATCTATAATTCTTTGTCCCTCCAAATGTCTACTAGTCCTAGACAACCACCCTTCACCAACGATGCTGTGAACAGTGTAATTTTACATTTagtgtgttttgttatttttttattgagtCCTAAACAGACCTCACACCTAACTGAAACAGGTCCAACACATACATTGTCTCCACAGATGCACACTGCCTCTGCTGTTAGGAACATGACTAGACAACTTGGCAACAGTTTGCTTACAACTCAGTAtcaatcataaaatttgcagttAATACCAAGCTCAAAGGAGTGAAAATTTGGAATGAAACAAACTGGGAAATGAGtacatgttaataaaataaagactCAATCAAACAGGTGAGGTGGTTATCACATTTAattcagcacttgagaagcagagaaagtatAATTTCCATCAGGTCatggacagacagggctacaccatgaaaccatgtctcaagtgacaaaaaaagactaaacaaataaatctccAAACCAAAAACCTTAACATTTCAAGAAGTTATTTGTGTGCAAAGACATCAAGGAAATGTGCACTTTGGTCAGTGTGAAAACCTCCTTCtcagcacaaagaaacttctctgagttTTGAATGTTGCAATCCACTAGAGGTAAAGATATATGATTGTAGAGGGTTGTTTGACACTATGATAATTTAGCAAATTTAGAGCAGTAATTTCATCCATGGGATCTATATATCCTCAAATTATGAATTCCTTGCCAGATATGCAGCACCAGGTCTCCTGTGGAAGACACCctaaatccaagcagaaagttGCTGCTAATCCCAATAATAATTTTGTCAGCAATGTACCATGTCATTGTCTTCTTATGCCAATCATTATAATAATTCACAGTGTTCAGAGCTGGGGATGACTATTGGGAACGTTATTCCTCCAGCACCCTAAAAGCATCTCAGGTGCTACAAAAGCCATCCAGCAGGGATGAAGCTGTTTGATTAATAAAAACTTGACATCTTATGTCCCATGACCCATGTGTGTGGTTTCTTCAGCaagagaatctttttattatGGTAGATAAGAAAGAGCAACAGCAATAAACTTTTTTCCCATTTCATGTTTTGTAAGTGCTTCATCTAAGTTTGTAGCCatatttcaataatttttcaggaacttaaaatgagatgatttattcttttttctttttttttaagggggagtggtttcaagacagggtttctctgtgtagctttgtgactttcctagaCCAGGCGGtactcgaactcataaagatgcacctgcctctgactcccacgtgctgggaataaaggctcacaccaccactgcctggcgttttattatttttctaattgttaaattattaaaattatcaaGGTTTGAGATAATATcaagctcatttaaaaattgcAAGAGTTATTAAAGAGTTTTTACTTACAATTTTACTCATATTCTCATGCTAGATAAGACTGTTTTCTGGATGTGAAGACATTCTGAGGACGGAATGCCTGCCTTTCCTAGCAGTGCCCTTGGATCCAGGCCTACCCCTGCTAATCCACATGCCCCAAAGTGCTTACTGTACATGTCGTACCAGAAACATCACACCATGTACCCACAGTTAAATGGTCAAACCCAAATATTCCTACCTATGTAACAACATTCTCTCATCCTTTAACCTTTCACAATTTCCCAATATCACAATGGTACCTTTTctggcagaagaaaacaaaaccttctcCTGAAATTCGAAAGCAAGATAAACTGAAGCATTTAGCAAACTTCCTTCTGCAAAGCACATTCACATCTAAATTGTATTTTATCAAAAAAAGATGCAGTAATAAGATAGGACAATCTACCGACCAGAAGGAACAACAAATGACAATAAATTCTTCGGATGTTCTTGTGTAGGAGAAACAAGTAATAAAATCTGTAATATGCAGAGAGAGCTTACAAATATTGAAATCCACAAGAGGctaagaataaaagaagaaaatatttaaaataatattgagcTTCATACCAACTAAAGTAAGGAAAATTTTCCTTCTTGTGAAATGGAGAAACATCAGAAAGTGTAAAAATgtgattataaaatgaaacaaacttgACAGTGTAGTCACAGATGCTCTGAACTACTCCAACAAAGGCTTGCAAAGTTTGATGTGTCACAGTTATTTAGAAAACAATATGTCAATGCCCCTTAACAATAGCACTAAAGTCAGAATGTGAGGTTCCTTATGAAGTTCCATCTGTTACCTTCTTTTCTCTCAGCATGGAGACAATAAAGCTACTATCCACTCAATGGGAAATACTTGCACTATTGGGGTGTACACACTCTCGGAGACTGGAGAACACCAGAGGAGGCCAATTCCTTTGACCAAAATGAGAAGTGTTCTTCTAGGACAAGTTATCATAAAAGAGGCCTAAAGTTTATTTTCTTGAAGCAATGAATATATGCAAAGAACATAAGTGAACACAATTTAAAGTATTTGATGAACCCTCGAGAGAGTTCGTGATACTGAACACAGCAAGTAGGAGATTGAGTCTTAGAGATAGTAAGATCAACTGAATGGGCCACAAGGTGGTGTgagagttttctttattttttattttaaaacatatgttAATAGTGCAATCTAAGGTTGTGAATTGTAGTGTCTACATATGAGAGGGAATAACCAAAAGCCTTGATCCATAAACAACACTTTGCCCAGTGAGATCCAAAGTAATCTGAACACATATGTGTTGTATCCTTCATGTCTCTgagaattaatattttattaccgAATGTAGGTCCAAGCCTTTTTTCTGAGTCATTTTCCTGAGATACTTCATATTACACCGAAAGGCTGGGGTGATTGCCCAGGAGAAATCTTACATGCATGACCTTTTACAAGTTCTTATTTTTAGAGGCATctctgtacaaaaaaaaaaaaatcaaattaacatGAGTTTGTTTGGCTTATTATTTTTGAAAGGCCCTTTCTAAGCTCAGCAAATTGTTCCCACCTGTATTTCTTCACAGACCTATCTGTTGCTTTGGTTAGACAGAATTAGGGCTTGTCTAGCACCACAGAAAGAATAACTtgttgaaggaaagaaagggggatCCGTTGTGGGGGAGgctgaagaggaaggaggaggtaagaggaggatgtgattggtatataacatggataaaaaatttcttaacacAAAAGAGAatctctgtcatcttcataaagttggttttaatgtcattttcttgtgcctcagctgtgttggaatatgaAAAGCTAACTCTTGGTTTTTACTTTGTATGTGTTTTGtatctttggttttgttgtttttagaaatGCTCTCATAGAACAGAGGAAAATGGcagggttgagctggaacagggctGAGTGGGAGGGCCGGGAGGGAGATACcctgatagatgaggacatcaaggCAATAGGAAGAGGCCTAGAGCCgggaaggctctcaggaatccacaggatgaccccaaattggagtgctggcagtggtctagagggtgaCTGAACTGGTCCACTCTGGGGAATACCCTAaccatcatcatagagccttcgtccagtgactgatggaggcagatgcagagatccatagccaggtaGCTGGCTGGGCTCTGGGAATCTAATTGATAAGAGAatggagggattctgcaggtggggaaCGTCAGATCATGGTGGGAAGAccatgggaagacatgcagagatgcacagccacacttgtggaagcccatgaacggtagactagtggctgtggacccccatgggactggactaggccctctggatgtgGAAGATGGtagtttggctcaaactgtttgaggaacacccaggcagggggatcagaattcaaccctggtgcatgggcaggcttttgggagtcTGGCGCCTGTGCTGTGATGACTTGAACTGCCTTGTTGCAGTGGCAAGGGCCTTGGAcgtgcctaggctcagtgttccAGACTCTGCTGagtccccatgggagtccttgatttgggagatgtggcgTGGCTTGAGAGGTAAGGCTGGAAGGTTTGAGGAGTGAGGAGGTGGGATCTGGgagtggtatgtagagtgagtagaaaatttcttaataaaggaaaatgaaaagaaaaaaagaggctcTCATGTAGGCCAAGGTGGCCTTGAGCCCACTCTGTAACTGAGAATGATTGAACTTCTGAATCACCTGTTCATACTTCCTAGGTGCTGAGATGGTGGGAGTGTTTCATGTTGTCAGGATATCACATTGCTATCATCTGAGTTCTGTCATCTGTTTCTAAGGTATACAGGACTTATGCAA
Coding sequences within it:
- the LOC118575384 gene encoding zinc finger and SCAN domain-containing protein 4-like yields the protein MNIIPTQDTPLQWEEDICNSSIAQLNFPPYDSGSCAKQELQALWKMFTSWLQPEKHSKEQMISQLVLAQFLLTGHYKDKFVLKEKWESCGGNMGRFMEDLTDECLKPPIMVHVSRQGQEALFPENMSLKETITLLKEQQSARSSIPENARTPLPISQDRLLTTGYENCEDGPNNAWNTSVVNGGDSSVGNGMDSLSIIQEGHFPEPKDRSVPDGIPLDYSRTSQVTSRYQEESQRGSLSEDVHMEVQPEIISRPEDTEHCKNHDVSSTSGRRQKRLLRTPKTYKCEECGRTFKYPCRLSAHQRKHKKERSFFCTTCQKGFYTHSDLKVHEAIHQKNKTFQCSTCGKSFSLKINLKAHERIHTGEKPYTCSLCNHSFRQSSTYHRHLRNCHNSD